The Megalobrama amblycephala isolate DHTTF-2021 linkage group LG20, ASM1881202v1, whole genome shotgun sequence genome includes a window with the following:
- the eif3c gene encoding eukaryotic translation initiation factor 3 subunit C isoform X1, protein MSRFFAKSDSESEESSSADEITPKATGTTFNKQALLLSDDEEDTKRVVRSAKDKRFEELTNFIKTIRNAMKIRDISKCLEEFEQLCRAFIKSKAIVDKEGVPQFYIRLLADLEDYLNQLWEDKEGKKKMNKNNAKALSTLRQKIRKYNRDFETEIASYKENPEQSAEEEEEKDDIGSGSSSESDDDDGVTAKSFMKKKPQEEEKAAPEASKFLKGAADEESESEDDDESEHWSSDSVGSGSESEDNEGTAASLAVVFLKKTQDGDKQSDRRRDDKKEDRKRRPKKKVTEEEGEEEGEAEEGGWEKVKGGVPLVKEKPKMFAKGTEINTAVVIKKLNEILQARGKKGTDRAAQIELLHSLAGISNENNLGEGILVKIKFNIIASLYDYNPNLAAFMKADMWKKCLDCIDELLDILFNNNNIFIGENIAEDSENLAVSDQPFRVRGCILTLVERMDEEFTKIMQNTDPHSQEYVDNLKDEGRVCGIIDRLLQYLETKGSTEEVCRVYLRRIMHTYYKFDYKAHRRSLGLQGETKSEQDQEESEGEDSAIIMDRLCKFIYAKDRTDRIRTCAILCHIYHHALHSRWYQARDLMLMSHLQDNIQHADPPVQILYNRTMVQLGICAFRQGMIKDAHNALLDIQSSGRAKELLGQGLLMRNMQERNAEQEKIEKRRQVPFHMHINLELLECVYLVSAMLLEIPYMAAHEFDARRRMISKQFHHQLRVGERQPLLGPPESMREHVVAASKAMKMGDWRTCHSFIINEKMNSKVWDLFPETQCVREMLVRKIQEESLRTYLFTYSSVYDSISMETLSEMFELELPTVHSIISKMIINEELMASLDQPTQTVVMHRTEPTSLQNMALQLAEKLGGLVENNERVFDLKQGVYGGYFNRDQKGGYQQKQGYQRGAPDQRGGYQQKQGYQRDQKGGYQQKQNYQRGGYRNQNQSSY, encoded by the exons ATGTCACGTTTTTTCGCCAAATCCGACAGCGAGTCGGAGGAATCCTCGTCCGCCGATGAGATCACCCCGAAAGCGACCGGGACTACTTTCAACAAGCA GGCCCTGTTGCTGAGCGATGATGAGGAGGACACCAAAAGAGTGGTACGCAGTGCCAAGGACAAGAG GTTTGAGGAGCTCACCAACTTTATCAAGACGATCCGCAATGCCATGAAGATCCGAGACATATCCAAATGTCTGGAGGAGTTTGAGCAGTTGTGTCGAGCGTTCATCAAAAGCAAAGCCATCGTGGACAAAGAGGGAGTGCCGCAGTTCTACATCCGCCTGCTAGCTGATCTGGAGGACTATCTCAACCAG TTATGGGAGGACAAGGAGGGGAAGAagaagatgaacaaaaacaatgcGAAAGCCTTGAGCACACTGCGCCAGAAGATCCGCAAATACAACAGGGACTTTGAAACAGAGATTGCCAGCTATAAAGAG aaCCCTGAGCAATCAgctgaagaagaggaggagaaggaTGACATTGGCAGTG GGTCATCCTCGGagagtgatgatgatgatggtgtcACTGCCAAGAGCTTTATGAAGAAGAAGCCTCAAGAAGAGGAGAAGGCGGCACCAGAGGCCAGCAAGTTCCTCAAGGGCGCTGCT GATGAAGAGTCAGAgagtgaagatgatgatgagagTGAGCATTGGAGCTCTGATTCAGTGGGCAGCGGCAGTGAGAGTGAAGACAATGAAGGAACTGCAGCATCACTGGCTGTGGTTTTCCTCAAAAA AACTCAAGACGGCGACAAGCAGTCCGACCGCAGGAGGGACGACAAAAAGGAAGACAGAAAGAGGAGACCCAAGAAGAAGGTAACAGAGGAGGAGGGTGAAGAAGAGGGAGAAGCAGAGGAAGGAGGATGGGAGAAGGTGAAGGGCGGCGTGCCGCTTGTGAAGGAGAAGCCCAAGATGTTCGCCAAAGGCACGGAGATCAATACTGCTGTGGTGATCAAGAAACTCAACGAGATCCTGCAGGCCAGAGGAAAGAAAGGAACAGACAG AGCTGCTCAGATCGAGCTCCTTCACTCTCTGGCTGGCATCTCTAATGAGAATAACCTCGGTGAAGGCATCCTTGTCAAGATTAAGTTCAACATCATTGCCTCCCTATACGACTACAACCCCAACCTGGCCGCCTTCATGAAG GCGGATATGTGGAAGAAGTGTCTGGACTGCATCGATGAGCTGCTGGACATCctgttcaacaacaacaacatcttCATCGGAGAAAACATTGCAGAGGACAGCGAGAACCTGGCCGTTTCTGACCAG CCGTTCCGTGTGCGTGGCTGTATTCTGACTCTGGTGGAGCGGATGGATGAAGAGTTCACCAAAATCATGCAGAACACAGACCCTCACTCTCAGG AGTATGTTGATAACCTGAAGGACGAGGGCCGTGTGTGTGGCATCATTGACCGCCTGCTGCAGTATCTGGAGACTAAAGGCAGCACAGAGGAAGTGTGTCGCGTCTACCTGCGCAGAATCATGCACACGTACTACAAGTTCGACTACAAAGCCCACCGTCGCAGCCTGGGCCTGCAGGGAGAGACAAAG TCCGAGCAGGATCAGGAGGAGAGCGAGGGAGAGGACAGTGCTATAATCATGGACCGTTTGTGTAAGTTTATCTACGCCAAAGATCGCACGGACCGTATCCGTACCTGCGCCATCCTGTGCCACATCTACCATCATGCCCTGCACAGCCGCTGGTACCAGGCCAGAGACCTCATGCTCATGAGCCACCTACAAGACAACATCCAGCATGCCGACCCTCCTGTCCAG ATCCTGTACAACAGGACCATGGTGCAGCTGGGCATCTGTGCTTTCCGTCAGGGCATGATTAAAGACGCCCACAATGCCCTTCTGGACATCCAGTCCAGCGGCAGAGCCAAGGAGCTGCTGGGACAGGGACTCCTCATGAGGAACATGCAGGAGAGAAATGCTGAGCAGGAGAAGATCGAGAAGAGGCGACAG GTGCCGTTCCACATGCACATTAATCTGGAGCTCTTGGAGTGTGTGTACCTGGTGTCAGCCATGCTGCTAGAGATCCCTTACATGGCGGCCCATGAGTTTGATGCCCGTCGCAGGATGATCAGCAAACAGTTCCACCACCAGCTGAGGGTGGGCGAGAGACAGCCACTGCTGG GTCCTCCCGAGAGCATGAGGGAGCACGTCGTGGCCGCCAGCAAGGCCATGAAGATGGGAGACTGGAGAACGTGCCATTCCTTCATCATCAATGAGAAGATGAACAGCAAAGTGTGGGATCTGTTCCCAGAAACCCAGTGTGTGCGGGAAATGCTCGTCAG GAAGATCCAGGAGGAGTCGCTGCGCACTTACCTTTTCACCTACAGTAGTGTGTATGACTCGATCAG TATGGAAACTCTGTCAGAGATGTTTGAGTTGGAGTTACCCACAGTGCACAGCATTATAAGCAAGATGATCATCAATGAAGAACTCATG GCATCACTAGACCAGCCGACCCAGACGGTGGTGATGCACAGGACAGAGCCCACATCCCTGCAGAATATGGCCCTGCAGCTGGCCGAGAAACTGGGCGGCTTGGTGGAGAACAATGAACGTGTGTTCGACCTCAAACAGGGCGTCTATGGAGGCTACTTCAACAGAG
- the eif3c gene encoding eukaryotic translation initiation factor 3 subunit C isoform X2: MSRFFAKSDSESEESSSADEITPKATGTTFNKQALLLSDDEEDTKRVVRSAKDKRFEELTNFIKTIRNAMKIRDISKCLEEFEQLCRAFIKSKAIVDKEGVPQFYIRLLADLEDYLNQLWEDKEGKKKMNKNNAKALSTLRQKIRKYNRDFETEIASYKENPEQSAEEEEEKDDIGSGSSSESDDDDGVTAKSFMKKKPQEEEKAAPEASKFLKGAADEESESEDDDESEHWSSDSVGSGSESEDNEGTAASLAVVFLKKTQDGDKQSDRRRDDKKEDRKRRPKKKVTEEEGEEEGEAEEGGWEKVKGGVPLVKEKPKMFAKGTEINTAVVIKKLNEILQARGKKGTDRAAQIELLHSLAGISNENNLGEGILVKIKFNIIASLYDYNPNLAAFMKADMWKKCLDCIDELLDILFNNNNIFIGENIAEDSENLAVSDQPFRVRGCILTLVERMDEEFTKIMQNTDPHSQEYVDNLKDEGRVCGIIDRLLQYLETKGSTEEVCRVYLRRIMHTYYKFDYKAHRRSLGLQGETKSEQDQEESEGEDSAIIMDRLCKFIYAKDRTDRIRTCAILCHIYHHALHSRWYQARDLMLMSHLQDNIQHADPPVQILYNRTMVQLGICAFRQGMIKDAHNALLDIQSSGRAKELLGQGLLMRNMQERNAEQEKIEKRRQVPFHMHINLELLECVYLVSAMLLEIPYMAAHEFDARRRMISKQFHHQLRVGERQPLLGPPESMREHVVAASKAMKMGDWRTCHSFIINEKMNSKVWDLFPETQCVREMLVRKIQEESLRTYLFTYSSVYDSISMETLSEMFELELPTVHSIISKMIINEELMASLDQPTQTVVMHRTEPTSLQNMALQLAEKLGGLVENNERVFDLKQGVYGGYFNRDQKGGYQQKQGYQRGDQKGGYQQKQNYQRGGYRNQNQSSY; this comes from the exons ATGTCACGTTTTTTCGCCAAATCCGACAGCGAGTCGGAGGAATCCTCGTCCGCCGATGAGATCACCCCGAAAGCGACCGGGACTACTTTCAACAAGCA GGCCCTGTTGCTGAGCGATGATGAGGAGGACACCAAAAGAGTGGTACGCAGTGCCAAGGACAAGAG GTTTGAGGAGCTCACCAACTTTATCAAGACGATCCGCAATGCCATGAAGATCCGAGACATATCCAAATGTCTGGAGGAGTTTGAGCAGTTGTGTCGAGCGTTCATCAAAAGCAAAGCCATCGTGGACAAAGAGGGAGTGCCGCAGTTCTACATCCGCCTGCTAGCTGATCTGGAGGACTATCTCAACCAG TTATGGGAGGACAAGGAGGGGAAGAagaagatgaacaaaaacaatgcGAAAGCCTTGAGCACACTGCGCCAGAAGATCCGCAAATACAACAGGGACTTTGAAACAGAGATTGCCAGCTATAAAGAG aaCCCTGAGCAATCAgctgaagaagaggaggagaaggaTGACATTGGCAGTG GGTCATCCTCGGagagtgatgatgatgatggtgtcACTGCCAAGAGCTTTATGAAGAAGAAGCCTCAAGAAGAGGAGAAGGCGGCACCAGAGGCCAGCAAGTTCCTCAAGGGCGCTGCT GATGAAGAGTCAGAgagtgaagatgatgatgagagTGAGCATTGGAGCTCTGATTCAGTGGGCAGCGGCAGTGAGAGTGAAGACAATGAAGGAACTGCAGCATCACTGGCTGTGGTTTTCCTCAAAAA AACTCAAGACGGCGACAAGCAGTCCGACCGCAGGAGGGACGACAAAAAGGAAGACAGAAAGAGGAGACCCAAGAAGAAGGTAACAGAGGAGGAGGGTGAAGAAGAGGGAGAAGCAGAGGAAGGAGGATGGGAGAAGGTGAAGGGCGGCGTGCCGCTTGTGAAGGAGAAGCCCAAGATGTTCGCCAAAGGCACGGAGATCAATACTGCTGTGGTGATCAAGAAACTCAACGAGATCCTGCAGGCCAGAGGAAAGAAAGGAACAGACAG AGCTGCTCAGATCGAGCTCCTTCACTCTCTGGCTGGCATCTCTAATGAGAATAACCTCGGTGAAGGCATCCTTGTCAAGATTAAGTTCAACATCATTGCCTCCCTATACGACTACAACCCCAACCTGGCCGCCTTCATGAAG GCGGATATGTGGAAGAAGTGTCTGGACTGCATCGATGAGCTGCTGGACATCctgttcaacaacaacaacatcttCATCGGAGAAAACATTGCAGAGGACAGCGAGAACCTGGCCGTTTCTGACCAG CCGTTCCGTGTGCGTGGCTGTATTCTGACTCTGGTGGAGCGGATGGATGAAGAGTTCACCAAAATCATGCAGAACACAGACCCTCACTCTCAGG AGTATGTTGATAACCTGAAGGACGAGGGCCGTGTGTGTGGCATCATTGACCGCCTGCTGCAGTATCTGGAGACTAAAGGCAGCACAGAGGAAGTGTGTCGCGTCTACCTGCGCAGAATCATGCACACGTACTACAAGTTCGACTACAAAGCCCACCGTCGCAGCCTGGGCCTGCAGGGAGAGACAAAG TCCGAGCAGGATCAGGAGGAGAGCGAGGGAGAGGACAGTGCTATAATCATGGACCGTTTGTGTAAGTTTATCTACGCCAAAGATCGCACGGACCGTATCCGTACCTGCGCCATCCTGTGCCACATCTACCATCATGCCCTGCACAGCCGCTGGTACCAGGCCAGAGACCTCATGCTCATGAGCCACCTACAAGACAACATCCAGCATGCCGACCCTCCTGTCCAG ATCCTGTACAACAGGACCATGGTGCAGCTGGGCATCTGTGCTTTCCGTCAGGGCATGATTAAAGACGCCCACAATGCCCTTCTGGACATCCAGTCCAGCGGCAGAGCCAAGGAGCTGCTGGGACAGGGACTCCTCATGAGGAACATGCAGGAGAGAAATGCTGAGCAGGAGAAGATCGAGAAGAGGCGACAG GTGCCGTTCCACATGCACATTAATCTGGAGCTCTTGGAGTGTGTGTACCTGGTGTCAGCCATGCTGCTAGAGATCCCTTACATGGCGGCCCATGAGTTTGATGCCCGTCGCAGGATGATCAGCAAACAGTTCCACCACCAGCTGAGGGTGGGCGAGAGACAGCCACTGCTGG GTCCTCCCGAGAGCATGAGGGAGCACGTCGTGGCCGCCAGCAAGGCCATGAAGATGGGAGACTGGAGAACGTGCCATTCCTTCATCATCAATGAGAAGATGAACAGCAAAGTGTGGGATCTGTTCCCAGAAACCCAGTGTGTGCGGGAAATGCTCGTCAG GAAGATCCAGGAGGAGTCGCTGCGCACTTACCTTTTCACCTACAGTAGTGTGTATGACTCGATCAG TATGGAAACTCTGTCAGAGATGTTTGAGTTGGAGTTACCCACAGTGCACAGCATTATAAGCAAGATGATCATCAATGAAGAACTCATG GCATCACTAGACCAGCCGACCCAGACGGTGGTGATGCACAGGACAGAGCCCACATCCCTGCAGAATATGGCCCTGCAGCTGGCCGAGAAACTGGGCGGCTTGGTGGAGAACAATGAACGTGTGTTCGACCTCAAACAGGGCGTCTATGGAGGCTACTTCAACAGAG
- the eif3c gene encoding eukaryotic translation initiation factor 3 subunit C isoform X3: protein MSRFFAKSDSESEESSSADEITPKATGTTFNKQALLLSDDEEDTKRVVRSAKDKRFEELTNFIKTIRNAMKIRDISKCLEEFEQLCRAFIKSKAIVDKEGVPQFYIRLLADLEDYLNQLWEDKEGKKKMNKNNAKALSTLRQKIRKYNRDFETEIASYKENPEQSAEEEEEKDDIGSGSSSESDDDDGVTAKSFMKKKPQEEEKAAPEASKFLKGAADEESESEDDDESEHWSSDSVGSGSESEDNEGTAASLAVVFLKKTQDGDKQSDRRRDDKKEDRKRRPKKKVTEEEGEEEGEAEEGGWEKVKGGVPLVKEKPKMFAKGTEINTAVVIKKLNEILQARGKKGTDRAAQIELLHSLAGISNENNLGEGILVKIKFNIIASLYDYNPNLAAFMKADMWKKCLDCIDELLDILFNNNNIFIGENIAEDSENLAVSDQPFRVRGCILTLVERMDEEFTKIMQNTDPHSQEYVDNLKDEGRVCGIIDRLLQYLETKGSTEEVCRVYLRRIMHTYYKFDYKAHRRSLGLQGETKSEQDQEESEGEDSAIIMDRLCKFIYAKDRTDRIRTCAILCHIYHHALHSRWYQARDLMLMSHLQDNIQHADPPVQILYNRTMVQLGICAFRQGMIKDAHNALLDIQSSGRAKELLGQGLLMRNMQERNAEQEKIEKRRQVPFHMHINLELLECVYLVSAMLLEIPYMAAHEFDARRRMISKQFHHQLRVGERQPLLGPPESMREHVVAASKAMKMGDWRTCHSFIINEKMNSKVWDLFPETQCVREMLVRKIQEESLRTYLFTYSSVYDSISMETLSEMFELELPTVHSIISKMIINEELMASLDQPTQTVVMHRTEPTSLQNMALQLAEKLGGLVENNERVFDLKQGVYGGYFNRDQKGGYQQKQNYQRGGYRNQNQSSY, encoded by the exons ATGTCACGTTTTTTCGCCAAATCCGACAGCGAGTCGGAGGAATCCTCGTCCGCCGATGAGATCACCCCGAAAGCGACCGGGACTACTTTCAACAAGCA GGCCCTGTTGCTGAGCGATGATGAGGAGGACACCAAAAGAGTGGTACGCAGTGCCAAGGACAAGAG GTTTGAGGAGCTCACCAACTTTATCAAGACGATCCGCAATGCCATGAAGATCCGAGACATATCCAAATGTCTGGAGGAGTTTGAGCAGTTGTGTCGAGCGTTCATCAAAAGCAAAGCCATCGTGGACAAAGAGGGAGTGCCGCAGTTCTACATCCGCCTGCTAGCTGATCTGGAGGACTATCTCAACCAG TTATGGGAGGACAAGGAGGGGAAGAagaagatgaacaaaaacaatgcGAAAGCCTTGAGCACACTGCGCCAGAAGATCCGCAAATACAACAGGGACTTTGAAACAGAGATTGCCAGCTATAAAGAG aaCCCTGAGCAATCAgctgaagaagaggaggagaaggaTGACATTGGCAGTG GGTCATCCTCGGagagtgatgatgatgatggtgtcACTGCCAAGAGCTTTATGAAGAAGAAGCCTCAAGAAGAGGAGAAGGCGGCACCAGAGGCCAGCAAGTTCCTCAAGGGCGCTGCT GATGAAGAGTCAGAgagtgaagatgatgatgagagTGAGCATTGGAGCTCTGATTCAGTGGGCAGCGGCAGTGAGAGTGAAGACAATGAAGGAACTGCAGCATCACTGGCTGTGGTTTTCCTCAAAAA AACTCAAGACGGCGACAAGCAGTCCGACCGCAGGAGGGACGACAAAAAGGAAGACAGAAAGAGGAGACCCAAGAAGAAGGTAACAGAGGAGGAGGGTGAAGAAGAGGGAGAAGCAGAGGAAGGAGGATGGGAGAAGGTGAAGGGCGGCGTGCCGCTTGTGAAGGAGAAGCCCAAGATGTTCGCCAAAGGCACGGAGATCAATACTGCTGTGGTGATCAAGAAACTCAACGAGATCCTGCAGGCCAGAGGAAAGAAAGGAACAGACAG AGCTGCTCAGATCGAGCTCCTTCACTCTCTGGCTGGCATCTCTAATGAGAATAACCTCGGTGAAGGCATCCTTGTCAAGATTAAGTTCAACATCATTGCCTCCCTATACGACTACAACCCCAACCTGGCCGCCTTCATGAAG GCGGATATGTGGAAGAAGTGTCTGGACTGCATCGATGAGCTGCTGGACATCctgttcaacaacaacaacatcttCATCGGAGAAAACATTGCAGAGGACAGCGAGAACCTGGCCGTTTCTGACCAG CCGTTCCGTGTGCGTGGCTGTATTCTGACTCTGGTGGAGCGGATGGATGAAGAGTTCACCAAAATCATGCAGAACACAGACCCTCACTCTCAGG AGTATGTTGATAACCTGAAGGACGAGGGCCGTGTGTGTGGCATCATTGACCGCCTGCTGCAGTATCTGGAGACTAAAGGCAGCACAGAGGAAGTGTGTCGCGTCTACCTGCGCAGAATCATGCACACGTACTACAAGTTCGACTACAAAGCCCACCGTCGCAGCCTGGGCCTGCAGGGAGAGACAAAG TCCGAGCAGGATCAGGAGGAGAGCGAGGGAGAGGACAGTGCTATAATCATGGACCGTTTGTGTAAGTTTATCTACGCCAAAGATCGCACGGACCGTATCCGTACCTGCGCCATCCTGTGCCACATCTACCATCATGCCCTGCACAGCCGCTGGTACCAGGCCAGAGACCTCATGCTCATGAGCCACCTACAAGACAACATCCAGCATGCCGACCCTCCTGTCCAG ATCCTGTACAACAGGACCATGGTGCAGCTGGGCATCTGTGCTTTCCGTCAGGGCATGATTAAAGACGCCCACAATGCCCTTCTGGACATCCAGTCCAGCGGCAGAGCCAAGGAGCTGCTGGGACAGGGACTCCTCATGAGGAACATGCAGGAGAGAAATGCTGAGCAGGAGAAGATCGAGAAGAGGCGACAG GTGCCGTTCCACATGCACATTAATCTGGAGCTCTTGGAGTGTGTGTACCTGGTGTCAGCCATGCTGCTAGAGATCCCTTACATGGCGGCCCATGAGTTTGATGCCCGTCGCAGGATGATCAGCAAACAGTTCCACCACCAGCTGAGGGTGGGCGAGAGACAGCCACTGCTGG GTCCTCCCGAGAGCATGAGGGAGCACGTCGTGGCCGCCAGCAAGGCCATGAAGATGGGAGACTGGAGAACGTGCCATTCCTTCATCATCAATGAGAAGATGAACAGCAAAGTGTGGGATCTGTTCCCAGAAACCCAGTGTGTGCGGGAAATGCTCGTCAG GAAGATCCAGGAGGAGTCGCTGCGCACTTACCTTTTCACCTACAGTAGTGTGTATGACTCGATCAG TATGGAAACTCTGTCAGAGATGTTTGAGTTGGAGTTACCCACAGTGCACAGCATTATAAGCAAGATGATCATCAATGAAGAACTCATG GCATCACTAGACCAGCCGACCCAGACGGTGGTGATGCACAGGACAGAGCCCACATCCCTGCAGAATATGGCCCTGCAGCTGGCCGAGAAACTGGGCGGCTTGGTGGAGAACAATGAACGTGTGTTCGACCTCAAACAGGGCGTCTATGGAGGCTACTTCAACAGAG